Part of the Chloroflexota bacterium genome is shown below.
AATCAAGGGCTTAAAATGTAAAGAGTGCGGCGAGCTTTATCCCCTGGGGCCAATACACGTATGCGAGTATTGTTTCGGTCCCCTAGAAGTCGATTATAACTACGCTGAGATAAAGAACCTCATCAGCCGGGAGAAGATAGCGGGCGGACCATCCTCTATCTGGCGCTATCGAGATTTATTACCTGTCGAAAGGGGCGAGGATGATTCGGTAAAAGTAGGCTTCACCCCCCTCCAGAGAGCAGATAACCTGGCCCGCGCCCTGGGGCTAAGGGAACTTTATGTCAAGAATGATAGCGTTAACCCGACCTACTCCTTCAAGGACCGCGTCGTTGCCGTTGCCCTGGCCAAGGCTAAGGAATTTGGTTTCGACACCATCGCCTGCGCTTCAACCGGTAATTTAGCTAGCGCCGTAGCCGCCGCTGGAGCCAAAGCCGGGCTAAAAACCTATGTCTTCCTCCCGGCCGACGTCGAGAAAAGCAAGATCGTCAATGCGGCTATCTATGGGGCTACGTTGGTGGCCGTGGATGGTACCTACGACGAACTGAACCGCCTCTGCAGCGAAGTGGCCGATCGCTTTCACTGGGCCTTCTTTAACATCAATATCCGACCATATTACGCGGAAGGTTCGAAAACACTGGCCTTTGAGGTGGTCGAACAACTTCAATGGCAGGCTCCAGATCACGTAGTCGTGCCTATCGCCTCCGGATCCCTGCTCACCAAGGTGGCCAAGGGATTGCGCGAGTTGCAGCAGGTGGGGCTGATCGCCAATTACCAGACGCGCATCTCCGGTGCTCAGGCCGCTGGCTGCGGACCAGTGGCGGAGGCCTTTGCCACAGGTGCTGAGATCATCCATCCCGTCAGAAAACCGCAAACCATCGCCAAATCACTGGCTATCGGCAACCCAGCAGATGGGCTCTACGCCCTGGAGATTGTCCGTCAGAGCGGAGGGTCTATAGAGGGCGTTACAGAGGAGGAGATCATCGAAGGAATCAAGTTACTGGCTCGCACAGAGGGCATCTTCACCGAAACAGCTGGCGGTGTCACGATTGGTGCTCTAAAAAGGCTTGTCGAGAAAGGCAAGATCGCACCCGATGAGCGCACCATCGCCTACATCACCGGCAATGGCCTAAAGACGCCAGAGGCCGTAGTCGACCATATCGCCGCCCCACTCTTGGTTAAGCCCACGGTGGAATCGTTCGATGAGATCGTCGGAAAACAGGCCCTGGCCGTTTGAACCAATTCCGAAAACCGAGACTATATTAGGAGGTATAAACTAATGAGCGTAAATGTTAAGATCCCAACCCCCTTACGTCGCTTAACCGCTGGAGCTGCCCAGGTAGTCACAGAGGGAACAACCATAAGAGAACTGATCGATGATCTTGAACAGCAATATCCTGGCTTCAAGGAACGGCTTTGTGACCACTCGGGGCAGCTGCGGCGCTTCATCAACATCTACGTGGATGGAGAAGATATCCGTTTCCTGAATGGATTGGATA
Proteins encoded:
- the thrC gene encoding threonine synthase, translating into MARIKGLKCKECGELYPLGPIHVCEYCFGPLEVDYNYAEIKNLISREKIAGGPSSIWRYRDLLPVERGEDDSVKVGFTPLQRADNLARALGLRELYVKNDSVNPTYSFKDRVVAVALAKAKEFGFDTIACASTGNLASAVAAAGAKAGLKTYVFLPADVEKSKIVNAAIYGATLVAVDGTYDELNRLCSEVADRFHWAFFNINIRPYYAEGSKTLAFEVVEQLQWQAPDHVVVPIASGSLLTKVAKGLRELQQVGLIANYQTRISGAQAAGCGPVAEAFATGAEIIHPVRKPQTIAKSLAIGNPADGLYALEIVRQSGGSIEGVTEEEIIEGIKLLARTEGIFTETAGGVTIGALKRLVEKGKIAPDERTIAYITGNGLKTPEAVVDHIAAPLLVKPTVESFDEIVGKQALAV
- a CDS encoding MoaD/ThiS family protein yields the protein MSVNVKIPTPLRRLTAGAAQVVTEGTTIRELIDDLEQQYPGFKERLCDHSGQLRRFINIYVDGEDIRFLNGLDTPVSTARDISIVPAMAGG